In Trifolium pratense cultivar HEN17-A07 linkage group LG7, ARS_RC_1.1, whole genome shotgun sequence, a genomic segment contains:
- the LOC123895914 gene encoding uncharacterized protein LOC123895914, with protein sequence MFEMGPRKVAAKTFYDVEFPKGHVGIKSFDAELVDEEGNSVPLYEAYLHHWFAIKYQEKDWTMSKIIPKDPMEDPYVVEHGNPSKIPFGYQEKWLMNLLIIDTRGTKDREGCTECRCDHFNLPTNFYNVTVGIDGKPLGSSYKGGLFCCQDNLQCKLQKDFEAPTRKLALRYKITWVDWNQQQIPLRFYV encoded by the exons ATGTTTGAAATGGGTCCTAGGAAAGTCGCAGCTAAAACATTTTATGATGTTGAATTTCCAAAAGGTCATGTTGGAATCAAGAGCTTTGATGCTGAACTAGTCGATGAAGAAGGAAATTCCGTACCATTATATGAAGCATACCTACATCATTGGTTTGCTATAAAATACCAAGAAAAAGATTGGACTATGTCAAAAATAATCCCTAAGGATCCTATGGAAG aTCCTTATGTTGTAGAACATGGAAACCCTTCAAAAATTCCATTTGGATACCAAGAAAAGTGGCTCATGAATCTCTTGATCATTGATACACGTGGTACAAAAGATAGAGAAGGTTGTACTGAATGTAGGTGTGACCATTTCAATTTGCCAACGAATTTTTATAATGTCACAGTTGGAATTGATGGAAAACCATTGGGATCAAGTTATAAAGGAGGACTCTTTTGTTGCCAAGATAATTTACAGTGCAAATTGCAAAAGGATTTTGAAGCACCTACGAGAAAGCTTGCCTTGAGATACAAAATAACATGGGTTGAttggaatcaacaacaaattcCTCTAAGGTTTTATGTATGA